In Truepera sp., the sequence GCCTCGAGGTTGCGGGCCCTCACGAGCATCGTGGCGCCACTCGTGCGGCAGGCCCTGGTAGCCACGTTCGTGTTCTGCTTCGTGCAGTCGGTAGGCACGTTGAGCACGGTCATCTTCCTGGTGTCGTTCGACACGCCGCTGGCGTCCGTCACCATCCTCAACCTTGCTGATCAGGGGCGCTGGGGCCGGGCCGCGGCCCTGGCATCCGCGCTCATCATCGTCACCATGCTGTCGCTCGCGCTTCTCTACCTCATCACCGGCAGGTCGCTCAAGCAACTGGAGTTCTCGCGTGCCGGCGGTTGAGGGAGCCGCCCACGTCGAGCTGACCGGGCTGTACAAGGCATTCGGCGCCACCACCGCGGTGGCCGACTTCTCGCTGAGCGTGCCGCGCGGCAGCTTCACCACTTTGCTTGGCCCTAGCGGGTGCGGCAAGACGACGGTGCTGCGCATCGTGGCCGGGTTCGTGGAGCCGGACGCGGGCAGCGTCGTCATAGCCGGCGTCGACCAGGTGGGACGGCCGCCCAACCTGCGCGGCGTTGGCCTGGTGTTCCAGGACTACGCCCTCTTCCCTCACATGAACGTGCGGGCCAACGTGGGCTACGGGCTGCGCATGCGGCGCATGGGGAAGGCCGAGAGGGTCGAGCGCGTGCAGCGAGCGCTGGAACTACTGGGCCTCGACGCCCTCGGCCGGCGCTTCCCGCACGAGTTGTCGGGCGGCCAACAGCAGCGCGTGGCGCTGGGGCGGGTCATAGTGCTGGAGCCCGAGGTGCTGCTCATGGACGAGCCCCTCTCCAACCTCGACGCGAAGCTCCGGCTGCGGCTGCGCGCCGAACTCAAGGAGTTGCAACGGCAACTCGGCATAACGACCATCTACGTCACCCACGATCAGGAGGAGGCGCTGTCGTTGTCGGACCAGGTGGTCGTCATGGACCATGGCCGCGGCCAACAGGTCGGCGCGCCGGAGGTCGTGTATCAGCGGCCCACCAACCGCTTCGTGGCGGAGTTCGTGGGGCAGGCAAACCTCTTGCCGGTCCAGGCCGTGAGCACCACCACGAACGGTTCCGTTACCGCGACGGCGGTGGGGCAGCCGCTGGTAGTGTGTCTGCCCGACGAGCGCCAACCCGCTGCCGGCAGCGCCGGCCTCGCCATGGTCCGCCCCGAACACGTACTCGTGGGCCCCGCGGACACCTTCGCCGCGCCGGGAGCCTGGCAAGTGGAGGCGGAAGTAGTCTCGAGCGGCTTCTACGGCGCATTCCAGCGGTACTGGTTGGCGCTCGAGGGCGTGCCCGAACCGTGGTTGGTGGACCTGCCGCTCGACCTGGCCGAGTACGTGGCGAGCGGGAGTACGGCCCCCACCTGGCAGCCGGGCGCCACCGTGGCAGTCGGCCTGCGGCCGGGCGGCGCCTGCTGGCTCTGGTGAGGCTTGCCCCGAACGAGGAACTGGAAACGAGTCGGGGTCACTCCGAAGCCCCATGATCGCGCAACACGGGGGTGGCGTCGGCATGGGTCAGCTGCCCGTAGGAGCTCCAGGCCAGGTACAGGGCCACGACCACGGAGCCGGCCAGGTCGATCACGTGCCCGACGGTGTTGTCGCCGAAGATCCACAATGAGCCCAACGCCACCAGCACGGCCACGTCGACGAAGGTCTTGGCGCGGTACAGCCGCGCCTGCGCGGTAACGATGGGCGAGCGCTCCTGGCGCTCGAAGCGCTCGTAGCGTGCCCAGAACCAGGCGTTGACCCCGGCCCCCAGCGCAGCGATCACGAAGCCGAGGACGACGTTGCCGGTCGGAGTGGGCTTGAGCCACTTGACGACGGCCAGCACCAAGATAGCCAGTGCCGATAACAGCAAGGCAACGCCCACGACCACTCTCACAGACCTCTCGATCTGCCTGCGTTCGGCGTCAGAAACGCGCTGTACGCGCCGGAAGGCCAACCATGAGCCGAGTACGGCGCCGAACTCGACAGTGCGTCGCACGAAGTCGGCAGCCTGGGTCGTGGAGCGCCCGAGCAACAGCGCCACGAAGGTCGCGAACGGCGCCCAAACGCTTAGAAGAACGGCAGCCCGCAGCGTCTTCTCGCGCGCGCGCGTCTCGCCGTCCAGCGGTCTCAAGCGCGACCCGCAAACCACTCGAGCAGATT encodes:
- a CDS encoding ABC transporter ATP-binding protein — protein: MPAVEGAAHVELTGLYKAFGATTAVADFSLSVPRGSFTTLLGPSGCGKTTVLRIVAGFVEPDAGSVVIAGVDQVGRPPNLRGVGLVFQDYALFPHMNVRANVGYGLRMRRMGKAERVERVQRALELLGLDALGRRFPHELSGGQQQRVALGRVIVLEPEVLLMDEPLSNLDAKLRLRLRAELKELQRQLGITTIYVTHDQEEALSLSDQVVVMDHGRGQQVGAPEVVYQRPTNRFVAEFVGQANLLPVQAVSTTTNGSVTATAVGQPLVVCLPDERQPAAGSAGLAMVRPEHVLVGPADTFAAPGAWQVEAEVVSSGFYGAFQRYWLALEGVPEPWLVDLPLDLAEYVASGSTAPTWQPGATVAVGLRPGGACWLW
- a CDS encoding cation transporter translates to MRPLDGETRAREKTLRAAVLLSVWAPFATFVALLLGRSTTQAADFVRRTVEFGAVLGSWLAFRRVQRVSDAERRQIERSVRVVVGVALLLSALAILVLAVVKWLKPTPTGNVVLGFVIAALGAGVNAWFWARYERFERQERSPIVTAQARLYRAKTFVDVAVLVALGSLWIFGDNTVGHVIDLAGSVVVALYLAWSSYGQLTHADATPVLRDHGASE